A genomic region of Mesorhizobium sp. NZP2077 contains the following coding sequences:
- a CDS encoding DUF3445 domain-containing protein, with protein MGITFRKETFRDDFTFKNSPEHIRRFPFPFHEDSYMYAVNIEPHVVGPKGSVLENLIDVDEHYVAEMQDRALVLAEDPLRCQSLPHMTLAGWDLLELLMEQQALGYPEHFTLTRDGDRWRWINRPLGIDDTFTFGDTSTLPYGPMEYITRQSQGDFCILDQRDGNLWMDAGMVTTQADWSLDFDIGMNFFEWHAPVPLAHEKGIFTRALKFLTNIQQGKPARRLNWTMTINPRLDTSPENYHKWGPDRTTVTPENVGDKVHLRVELQSFWRLPRSNGIVFPIRCYLIKMDELVTQPKWARRLHRVIRDLPDELANYKGLTRYRPTLVEWLSKLDDGSATSPGFGPD; from the coding sequence ATGGGCATCACCTTTCGCAAGGAAACGTTCCGCGACGATTTCACCTTCAAGAACAGCCCGGAGCATATCAGGCGGTTCCCGTTCCCGTTCCACGAAGACAGCTACATGTATGCGGTCAACATCGAGCCGCATGTCGTTGGCCCCAAGGGCAGCGTGCTGGAGAACCTGATCGACGTCGACGAACACTATGTCGCCGAGATGCAGGATCGCGCTTTGGTGCTGGCCGAGGACCCGCTGCGCTGCCAGTCGCTGCCGCATATGACGCTGGCCGGCTGGGATTTGCTCGAGCTTTTGATGGAACAGCAGGCGCTCGGCTATCCCGAACATTTCACGCTGACCCGCGATGGCGACCGCTGGCGCTGGATCAACCGGCCGCTCGGCATCGACGACACCTTCACCTTCGGCGACACCTCGACGCTGCCTTACGGACCGATGGAATACATCACCCGCCAGAGCCAGGGCGATTTCTGCATCCTCGACCAGCGCGACGGCAATCTGTGGATGGATGCCGGCATGGTCACCACGCAGGCCGACTGGTCGCTCGATTTCGACATCGGCATGAACTTCTTCGAGTGGCACGCGCCGGTGCCGCTGGCGCATGAGAAGGGCATTTTCACCAGGGCGCTGAAGTTCCTCACCAACATCCAGCAAGGCAAGCCGGCAAGGCGCCTCAACTGGACGATGACCATCAATCCACGCCTCGACACCAGCCCGGAAAATTACCACAAATGGGGACCGGACCGCACCACGGTGACGCCGGAGAATGTCGGCGACAAGGTACATCTGCGCGTCGAGTTGCAAAGTTTCTGGCGGCTGCCGCGCTCCAACGGCATCGTCTTTCCGATCCGCTGCTACCTGATCAAGATGGACGAACTGGTGACGCAGCCGAAATGGGCGCGGCGTCTGCACCGAGTGATCCGCGACCTGCCCGACGAGCTTGCCAACTACAAGGGCCTGACCCGGTATAGGCCGACGCTGGTCGAATGGCTGTCGAAGCTGGATGACGGGAGTGCGACATCGCCGGGGTTTGGGCCGGATTGA
- a CDS encoding glycine betaine/L-proline ABC transporter ATP-binding protein: MTDGTERGSAQPGTDERPVKLACRNVWKLFGANAVNFIRERDGKASMADVTAAGLVGAVRAVDLEIRQGEIFIIMGLSGSGKSTLVRCMSRLVEPSHGKVEFEGKDLLKISDAALIELRRHRMGMVFQNFALLPHLNVLDNIAFPLSIQGQDRPTREARAREVIELVGLRGREHFYPRELSGGQQQRVGIARSLATKPEIWFLDEPFSALDPLIRREMQDELMRLQTMLHKTIVFITHDFDEAIRLADRIAIMKDGEVIQIGTPEELVVNPATDYVAEFTRDVDRAKVISARSLMRACDGAEHGGTVSPEAKIASFSASIVSAGKPFAVVNGTGKPIGEVTPQAVIDLLAGIERAAV; encoded by the coding sequence ATGACGGACGGGACTGAACGGGGGTCGGCGCAACCGGGCACGGACGAACGCCCGGTAAAGCTTGCCTGCCGCAATGTGTGGAAGCTGTTCGGAGCGAACGCGGTCAATTTCATCCGCGAGCGCGACGGCAAGGCCAGCATGGCCGATGTCACCGCTGCCGGGCTGGTCGGGGCGGTGCGCGCCGTCGACCTCGAAATCCGCCAGGGCGAGATTTTCATCATCATGGGCCTCTCCGGCTCCGGCAAGTCGACGCTGGTGCGCTGCATGTCGAGGCTGGTCGAGCCGAGCCACGGCAAGGTCGAGTTCGAAGGCAAGGATCTGCTCAAGATCTCAGATGCGGCACTGATCGAACTCAGGCGCCATCGCATGGGCATGGTGTTCCAGAATTTCGCGCTCCTGCCGCATCTCAATGTGCTGGACAACATCGCCTTTCCGCTCAGCATCCAGGGGCAGGACCGGCCGACACGCGAAGCGCGCGCCCGTGAGGTCATCGAACTCGTCGGCCTGCGCGGCCGCGAGCACTTCTATCCGCGCGAGCTATCCGGCGGCCAGCAGCAGCGCGTCGGCATTGCCCGCAGCCTTGCGACAAAACCGGAAATCTGGTTCCTTGATGAGCCGTTCTCCGCCCTCGACCCGCTGATCCGCCGCGAGATGCAGGACGAGTTGATGCGGCTGCAGACCATGCTGCATAAGACCATCGTCTTCATCACCCATGATTTCGACGAAGCCATCCGACTGGCAGACCGCATCGCCATCATGAAGGACGGCGAGGTCATCCAGATCGGCACGCCGGAGGAACTGGTGGTCAATCCGGCGACCGACTATGTCGCCGAGTTCACCCGCGACGTCGACCGCGCCAAGGTGATTTCGGCGCGCAGCCTGATGCGCGCCTGCGATGGCGCCGAGCATGGCGGCACGGTTTCGCCGGAGGCCAAGATCGCCAGTTTCTCAGCCAGCATCGTCTCCGCCGGCAAGCCTTTCGCGGTGGTCAACGGCACCGGCAAGCCGATCGGCGAAGTCACGCCGCAAGCGGTGATCGACCTGCTGGCCGGCATCGAGAGAGCTGCCGTATGA
- a CDS encoding ABC transporter permease subunit, protein MTVTASASEARPPLQRWLLVWVLALAAVLVLFLLQGSVPWAVNYPAEAVVPVADWVSALMRWIKSNLSWLTRSITAVLGIPLDFALNLLAKSFKFGHGADTVVLPRLSWVGVCAAAFLAGHAVGGRKLSLLVGGCFLYIALFGQWTSAMLTLALISIAVPFCIVTGLLAGIWAWRKPWAGRLIVSPALDLMQTIPTFAYLIPMLLLFGNSPVSAMIATAIFATPPMVRATMLGLSRVPLEIGDFSDMAGCTSRQKLWRVLLPSARPTLMVGVNQVIMLALNMVIIASMIGAGGLGYDVLLALRALKVGEAMEAGLAIVALAIALDRLSQAIAHKQAKGHVHQESSPTLWRRYPNLRLAIAILAVTTLLGLFVPAFAAVPKAITFTTAPLWKAAVNWVTINFFDVIEAFRVALILNVLNPVRAFCEGFPWLGAVFLLGLAGYQLSGLRLAALVAALTAFCAITGLWEKTMATVYLCGISAFIACLIGIPIGLMAARSDRFEKIVTPIIDTLQVLPSFCFIIPVVMLFRVGDVTAMIATVAFAVVPAIRYTNHGIRQVSPALTEAAKVSGCTPRQTFFRVQLPLALPEIMLGVNQTILMALAMIIICAMVGTRDLGQEVFIALSKADSGRGIVAGLAIAFIGIVADRLFNAWTAKARARLG, encoded by the coding sequence ATGACGGTAACGGCAAGCGCCAGCGAGGCGAGGCCACCGCTTCAGCGCTGGCTGCTTGTCTGGGTACTCGCCCTTGCCGCGGTGCTCGTGCTGTTCCTGCTGCAGGGCAGTGTGCCCTGGGCAGTCAACTATCCCGCCGAAGCGGTCGTGCCGGTCGCCGACTGGGTCAGCGCGCTGATGCGCTGGATCAAGTCGAACCTGTCATGGCTGACGCGTTCGATCACCGCGGTGCTCGGCATCCCGCTCGACTTCGCGCTCAATCTCTTGGCCAAGAGCTTCAAATTCGGCCATGGCGCCGACACGGTCGTCTTGCCGCGCCTGTCCTGGGTCGGGGTGTGTGCTGCCGCCTTCCTCGCCGGCCATGCCGTGGGCGGTCGCAAACTCAGCCTGCTGGTCGGCGGCTGCTTCCTCTACATCGCGCTGTTCGGGCAATGGACCAGCGCCATGCTGACGCTGGCGCTGATTTCCATCGCCGTGCCGTTCTGCATCGTCACGGGCCTATTGGCCGGCATCTGGGCGTGGCGCAAGCCATGGGCGGGAAGGCTCATCGTCTCCCCTGCCCTAGACCTGATGCAGACGATCCCGACCTTCGCCTACCTCATCCCGATGCTACTCCTGTTCGGCAACAGTCCGGTCTCGGCGATGATCGCCACCGCCATCTTCGCCACGCCGCCGATGGTGCGGGCGACGATGCTTGGCCTCTCCCGCGTGCCGCTGGAGATCGGCGACTTCAGCGACATGGCCGGCTGCACTTCGCGGCAGAAACTGTGGCGGGTGCTCTTGCCCTCGGCGCGGCCGACGCTGATGGTCGGCGTCAACCAGGTGATCATGCTGGCGCTCAACATGGTGATCATCGCCTCGATGATCGGCGCCGGCGGGCTCGGCTATGACGTGCTTCTGGCGCTGCGCGCGCTGAAGGTCGGCGAAGCCATGGAGGCCGGTCTCGCCATCGTGGCGCTGGCGATCGCGCTCGACCGGCTGAGCCAGGCCATCGCGCACAAGCAGGCGAAGGGCCATGTCCATCAGGAATCGAGCCCGACTCTCTGGCGGCGCTATCCCAATCTGAGACTGGCCATCGCGATCCTTGCCGTTACCACGCTGCTCGGCCTGTTCGTGCCGGCCTTCGCCGCGGTACCGAAGGCGATCACCTTCACCACCGCGCCGCTGTGGAAGGCAGCGGTGAACTGGGTGACGATCAATTTCTTCGACGTCATCGAAGCGTTTCGCGTGGCGCTGATCCTCAATGTGCTCAACCCGGTGCGTGCCTTCTGCGAAGGCTTTCCGTGGCTAGGCGCGGTGTTCCTGCTCGGCCTTGCCGGCTATCAGCTCTCGGGCCTGCGTCTGGCAGCCCTGGTCGCCGCACTGACCGCCTTCTGCGCTATCACCGGGCTCTGGGAAAAGACCATGGCGACGGTCTATCTCTGCGGCATCTCGGCCTTCATTGCCTGCCTGATCGGCATCCCGATCGGACTGATGGCCGCGCGCAGCGATCGCTTCGAGAAGATCGTGACGCCCATCATCGACACGCTGCAGGTGCTGCCGTCCTTCTGCTTCATCATCCCGGTGGTGATGCTGTTCAGAGTCGGCGACGTTACCGCGATGATCGCCACAGTCGCCTTCGCCGTGGTGCCGGCGATCCGCTACACCAATCACGGCATAAGACAGGTGTCACCGGCGCTGACCGAGGCGGCGAAAGTTTCGGGCTGCACGCCGCGCCAGACATTCTTTCGCGTGCAACTGCCGCTGGCGCTGCCGGAGATCATGCTCGGCGTCAACCAGACGATCCTGATGGCGCTGGCGATGATCATCATCTGCGCCATGGTCGGCACGCGCGATCTCGGCCAGGAGGTGTTTATCGCACTGTCCAAAGCCGATTCCGGCCGCGGCATTGTCGCCGGTCTGGCAATAGCCTTCATCGGCATCGTCGCCGACCGGCTGTTCAACGCCTGGACGGCAAAGGCAAGAGCGAGGCTGGGATAG
- a CDS encoding XRE family transcriptional regulator, with protein MAKDSSKAGLAGAKPKPLPKVSADGKTIRAPLTQNPHAIRDTREKVLEVAIGREVRAFRKKLGITVADLAVATDISLGMLSKIENGITSPSLTTLQALSRALGVPVTAFFRRFEEERSAVFVKAGEGLDVERRGTRAGHQYNLLGHIGSNTSGVVVEPYLITLTEDSDVFPTFQHEGMEFLYMLEGEVVYRHGSNLYPMKPGDSLFFDADAPHGPEQLTKLPMRYLSIICYPQNSAG; from the coding sequence ATGGCGAAAGACAGTTCCAAGGCCGGGCTTGCAGGCGCCAAGCCAAAGCCGTTGCCAAAGGTCTCGGCGGACGGCAAGACCATCCGAGCACCGCTGACGCAGAACCCGCACGCCATCCGCGACACGCGCGAGAAAGTGCTGGAGGTGGCGATCGGCCGCGAGGTGCGGGCGTTCCGCAAGAAGCTCGGCATCACCGTGGCCGATCTGGCGGTCGCCACCGACATTTCGCTGGGCATGCTGTCGAAGATCGAGAACGGCATCACCTCGCCGTCGCTGACCACGCTGCAGGCACTGTCGCGGGCGCTTGGCGTTCCCGTCACCGCCTTCTTCCGCCGTTTCGAGGAGGAGCGAAGTGCCGTCTTCGTCAAGGCCGGCGAAGGGCTGGATGTCGAGCGCCGCGGCACGCGCGCCGGCCACCAGTACAATCTGCTCGGCCATATCGGCTCCAACACCAGCGGTGTGGTCGTCGAACCCTATCTGATCACGCTGACCGAGGATTCTGACGTGTTCCCGACCTTCCAGCATGAGGGCATGGAGTTCCTCTACATGTTGGAAGGCGAAGTCGTTTACCGGCACGGCAGCAACCTCTATCCGATGAAGCCAGGCGACAGCCTGTTCTTCGACGCCGATGCACCGCACGGACCGGAGCAGCTGACGAAACTGCCGATGCGGTATTTGTCGATCATCTGCTATCCGCAGAACAGCGCGGGTTAG
- a CDS encoding dimethylamine monooxygenase subunit DmmA family protein, with translation MAAKSIISRPVYGTLSPQPGKHHLFIADAEGALAISDMAARAPAGFFEGAEIVFIAGPDGKHVAELEALKPAQFHQAPSFASLLPRLKQTLTNAHMGLRLYLGGTEGLIGQAMQVALEAGIDHTSMQTEHRGSLARRMQCVHCKGITENVTTQPATCAHCGLLLLVRDHYSRRLAAFQGVCINAEDRSEIPPMEEAFP, from the coding sequence ATGGCAGCAAAAAGCATCATCAGCCGGCCGGTCTACGGAACGCTCTCTCCGCAGCCCGGCAAACACCATCTTTTCATCGCCGATGCCGAAGGTGCGCTCGCTATTTCAGACATGGCCGCAAGAGCGCCGGCCGGGTTTTTCGAAGGCGCCGAAATCGTCTTTATCGCAGGTCCCGACGGCAAGCACGTCGCTGAGCTCGAAGCGCTGAAGCCGGCGCAGTTCCATCAGGCGCCGTCCTTCGCCAGCCTGCTGCCGCGGCTGAAGCAGACGCTGACCAACGCCCATATGGGCCTGCGCCTCTACCTCGGCGGCACCGAAGGGCTGATCGGCCAGGCCATGCAAGTGGCGCTTGAGGCCGGCATCGACCACACCTCGATGCAGACAGAGCATCGCGGCTCGCTGGCGCGGCGCATGCAATGCGTGCATTGCAAGGGCATCACCGAAAACGTCACGACGCAACCGGCCACCTGCGCGCATTGCGGCCTGCTGCTTCTGGTCCGCGATCATTATTCCAGGCGCCTCGCCGCTTTCCAGGGAGTGTGCATCAATGCCGAGGATCGCTCGGAAATTCCTCCAATGGAGGAGGCCTTCCCATGA
- a CDS encoding ABC transporter substrate-binding protein: MSFRSRISKLSMGAVALATLSLLTPSAHAAAPESNDPIKIALFDWTSVNLNAKILGGILEKLGYTVEYPTADYLSSLTTGLTNGDLDVGLEFWDTTAGEAMKASDATGQTERLGKLGPKAKEEWWFPEYMKEKCPTLPDWHALLDATCAASFSTAETAPKGRYLGGPVTWEGFDDERVAALKLPFTVIHAGTDAAMFAELDSAYQRKAPIMLWIYSPHWAPAKYKGEWVQFPEYTPECYNDPKWGVNPDAKYDCGKPHGEIWKYSWNGMKDKWPVAYKVAKAFTIDTDELNKMSGEIDLDGKKPEDVAAAWIAAHEADWKAWAQ; the protein is encoded by the coding sequence ATGTCATTTCGGAGCAGAATTTCGAAACTATCGATGGGCGCCGTCGCGCTCGCGACACTAAGCCTGCTGACGCCTTCCGCCCACGCCGCCGCACCGGAATCCAACGACCCGATCAAGATCGCGCTGTTCGACTGGACCAGCGTCAACCTCAACGCCAAGATCCTCGGCGGCATCCTGGAAAAGCTCGGCTACACCGTCGAATATCCGACCGCCGACTACCTCTCCAGCCTCACCACCGGCCTTACCAATGGCGACCTCGATGTCGGCCTGGAATTCTGGGACACGACCGCCGGCGAAGCCATGAAGGCGTCCGATGCCACCGGCCAGACCGAACGGCTCGGCAAGCTCGGACCGAAGGCCAAGGAAGAATGGTGGTTTCCCGAATATATGAAGGAGAAATGCCCGACCTTGCCGGACTGGCATGCCTTACTCGACGCCACTTGCGCCGCTTCGTTCTCGACGGCGGAGACGGCGCCGAAGGGGCGCTATCTCGGCGGCCCGGTGACCTGGGAAGGCTTTGACGACGAGCGCGTCGCGGCGCTGAAACTGCCCTTCACCGTGATCCATGCCGGCACCGACGCGGCGATGTTCGCCGAACTCGACTCGGCCTATCAGCGCAAGGCGCCGATCATGCTGTGGATCTATTCGCCGCATTGGGCGCCGGCCAAGTACAAGGGCGAATGGGTGCAATTCCCCGAATACACGCCCGAATGCTACAACGACCCGAAATGGGGCGTGAACCCGGACGCCAAATATGACTGCGGCAAGCCGCATGGCGAAATCTGGAAATACTCCTGGAACGGCATGAAGGACAAATGGCCGGTCGCCTACAAGGTGGCCAAGGCCTTCACGATCGACACCGACGAGCTCAACAAGATGAGCGGCGAGATCGACCTTGACGGCAAGAAGCCGGAAGATGTCGCCGCCGCCTGGATTGCCGCCCACGAGGCAGACTGGAAAGCCTGGGCGCAGTGA
- a CDS encoding PDR/VanB family oxidoreductase: MSTGTTKLDVVVSDVVPVNELVTRFHFRRRDGDLLPTFSGGAHVVVEMRDGDRTRLNPYSLMGSPLDTREYTISVRRDDVGRGGSLFMHRSVKPGLEMVISYPVNLFSLDLRAKKHLMLAGGIGITPFMAQTAQLAGEGGNFELHYTCRTASLGTYADVLRERYDRRIRLYHDDREERIDLDRLLSTQPLGTHLYVCGPAGMINWVRDRAASLGWPSEAVHFEHFAAPQPGLPFDVTLAVTGKTIRVDEQQSLLEAIEAAGVDPPYLCRGGVCGQCETNVISYDGKFIHNDHWLSEEDHRSGCKIMPCVSRFEGRSLVLER; the protein is encoded by the coding sequence ATGAGCACCGGCACCACCAAGCTCGATGTCGTGGTCAGTGATGTCGTTCCGGTCAACGAGCTGGTCACCCGCTTCCATTTCCGCCGGCGCGATGGCGATCTCTTGCCGACCTTTTCCGGCGGCGCCCATGTCGTGGTCGAGATGCGCGATGGCGACCGCACAAGGCTCAATCCCTATTCGCTGATGGGCTCGCCGCTCGACACGCGCGAATACACGATCTCGGTGCGGCGCGACGATGTCGGCCGCGGTGGCTCGCTGTTCATGCATCGGTCCGTCAAGCCGGGCCTGGAGATGGTGATCAGCTATCCCGTCAACCTGTTCTCGCTCGACCTCAGGGCGAAAAAACATCTGATGCTGGCCGGCGGCATCGGCATCACGCCGTTCATGGCGCAGACCGCGCAACTGGCGGGGGAGGGCGGAAATTTCGAACTGCACTACACCTGCCGCACCGCTTCGCTCGGCACCTATGCCGATGTGCTGCGCGAGCGTTATGACCGCCGCATCAGGCTCTACCATGACGACCGCGAGGAGCGCATCGATCTCGACCGTCTGCTGTCGACACAGCCGCTCGGCACGCATCTCTATGTCTGCGGCCCGGCCGGCATGATCAACTGGGTACGCGACCGCGCAGCAAGCTTGGGTTGGCCTTCGGAAGCCGTGCATTTCGAGCATTTCGCAGCACCCCAGCCCGGCCTGCCTTTCGACGTGACGCTGGCCGTCACCGGCAAGACGATCCGCGTCGACGAGCAGCAGAGCCTGCTCGAGGCGATCGAGGCGGCCGGCGTCGATCCGCCCTATCTCTGCCGCGGCGGCGTCTGCGGTCAGTGCGAGACCAACGTCATCTCTTACGATGGCAAATTCATCCACAACGACCACTGGCTGAGCGAGGAAGACCATCGCTCCGGCTGCAAGATCATGCCGTGCGTCTCGCGCTTCGAGGGCCGGTCGCTGGTGCTGGAGCGGTAG
- a CDS encoding aminomethyltransferase family protein — protein MTASWRFSTLADRHRALGSKLEDWSGMGTAWTYDKDADEEYIAIRTKAGLMDVSGLKKVHITGPHASHLIDLATTRDVEKIYPGKSAYACMLNEAGKFTDDCILYRTGPNSWMVVHGSGTGHEELQRAAMGRDVSLRFDDNLHDLSLQGPTSVDYLAKHVPGIRDLNYFHHMQTQLFGFPVMISRTGYTGERGYEIFCRGQDAGMVWDRILDEGKSAGIIPCRFTTLDMLRVESYLLFYPYDNSQKYPFENEGPGDTLWELGLDFTVSPGKTGFRGAEEHYRLKGKERFKIYGVLLDGKEPADEGAPIYRDGKKVGVVTCAMYSPLVKKSMGIARLDVDCAIKDTKLEIHNKSGSIKATAQPLPFDDPKKTKRTAKG, from the coding sequence ATGACGGCATCCTGGAGATTTTCGACCCTGGCGGATCGCCATCGCGCGCTGGGTTCGAAGCTCGAAGACTGGAGCGGTATGGGAACCGCCTGGACCTACGACAAGGACGCCGACGAAGAGTACATCGCCATCCGCACCAAGGCCGGGCTGATGGATGTGTCGGGCTTGAAGAAGGTCCACATCACAGGCCCGCATGCCTCGCATCTCATCGACCTCGCCACCACGCGCGACGTCGAAAAGATTTATCCCGGCAAGTCGGCCTATGCCTGCATGCTGAACGAAGCGGGAAAATTCACCGACGACTGCATTCTCTACCGCACTGGTCCGAACAGCTGGATGGTGGTGCACGGTTCGGGCACCGGCCATGAGGAATTGCAGCGCGCCGCGATGGGCCGCGATGTCTCGCTGCGCTTCGACGACAATCTGCACGACCTGTCGCTGCAGGGGCCGACATCGGTCGACTATCTCGCCAAGCACGTGCCGGGCATCCGCGACCTCAATTATTTCCACCACATGCAGACGCAACTGTTCGGTTTCCCGGTGATGATCTCGCGCACCGGCTACACCGGCGAGCGAGGCTATGAGATTTTCTGCCGCGGCCAGGATGCCGGCATGGTCTGGGACAGGATTCTGGACGAGGGCAAGAGCGCCGGCATCATCCCATGCCGCTTCACCACGCTCGACATGCTGCGCGTCGAAAGCTATCTGCTGTTCTACCCCTACGACAATTCCCAAAAATATCCGTTCGAGAACGAAGGCCCCGGCGACACGCTGTGGGAGCTCGGCCTCGACTTCACCGTCAGCCCCGGCAAGACCGGCTTCCGCGGCGCCGAGGAGCACTATCGCCTGAAGGGCAAGGAGCGCTTCAAGATCTATGGTGTGTTGCTGGACGGCAAGGAGCCGGCTGACGAAGGCGCGCCGATCTATCGCGATGGCAAAAAGGTCGGCGTGGTGACCTGTGCCATGTATTCGCCGCTGGTCAAGAAATCGATGGGCATTGCCCGCTTGGACGTCGACTGCGCGATCAAGGACACCAAGCTCGAAATCCACAACAAAAGCGGATCGATCAAGGCGACGGCGCAGCCCTTGCCGTTCGATGATCCCAAAAAGACCAAGCGCACTGCCAAGGGTTGA
- a CDS encoding SDR family oxidoreductase, protein MDLFKLDGDVALVTGAGSGIGQAIAIGLAEAGADVACFGHASKGGLEETAHRITALGRKALVLTGTVTSESDLAAAIDRVEAELGALTIAVNNAGIAGSEPAETMSLETWQRVHEVNVAGVFLSCQAEARKMLARRKGSIINIASMSGTIINRGLTQAHYNSSKAAVIHMSKSLAMEWADRGLRVNVVSPGYTLTPMNRRPEVAEEIKIFKRDTPMGRMAAPEEMVGPTVFLAGRASSFVTGLDLIVDGGYVCW, encoded by the coding sequence ATGGATCTTTTCAAGCTGGACGGCGATGTCGCGCTGGTCACCGGCGCCGGCAGCGGCATCGGCCAGGCAATCGCGATCGGACTGGCGGAGGCAGGGGCCGACGTCGCCTGTTTCGGCCATGCATCGAAGGGCGGGCTTGAAGAGACCGCGCACCGGATCACGGCACTTGGCCGCAAGGCGCTGGTGTTGACCGGCACAGTGACGTCTGAGAGCGATCTCGCGGCGGCAATCGATCGCGTCGAGGCTGAACTTGGTGCGCTGACCATCGCCGTCAACAATGCCGGCATTGCCGGTTCGGAACCGGCCGAGACGATGTCGCTGGAGACATGGCAGAGGGTGCACGAGGTCAATGTCGCCGGCGTGTTCCTGTCCTGCCAGGCCGAAGCCCGCAAAATGCTGGCGCGGCGCAAAGGCTCGATCATCAACATCGCCTCGATGTCAGGCACCATCATCAATCGCGGGTTGACGCAGGCGCATTACAATTCCTCGAAAGCCGCCGTCATCCACATGTCGAAGAGCCTCGCCATGGAGTGGGCGGACCGGGGCTTACGCGTCAATGTCGTCAGCCCGGGCTATACGCTGACGCCGATGAACAGGCGGCCCGAGGTGGCGGAAGAGATCAAGATCTTCAAGCGCGACACGCCGATGGGACGCATGGCGGCGCCGGAGGAGATGGTCGGGCCGACGGTGTTCCTGGCCGGCCGCGCGTCGAGCTTCGTCACCGGCCTCGACCTGATCGTCGATGGCGGCTACGTCTGCTGGTAG
- a CDS encoding NAD(P)/FAD-dependent oxidoreductase, whose amino-acid sequence MKTRVAVIGAGPSGLAQLRAFKSAADKGADIPEIVCFEKQSDWGGLWNYTWRTGLDEHGDPVHGSMYRYLWSNGPKECLEFADYTFEEHFGRPIGSYPPRAVLWDYIKGRVEKSGLRKWVRFNSPVRMVTFSDETKKFTVTAHDRSNDVTYSEEFDNVVVASGHFSVPNVPYFEGFSTFNGRILHSHDFRDAMEFKGKDILIIGRSYSAEDIGSQCYKYGAKSITSSYRSKPMGFKWPDNWKEVPLLQKVVGKTAHFKDGSTKDVDAIILCTGYLHSFPFLTDDLKLKTANRMWPLDLYEGVVWEKNPKLSYIGMQDQFYTFNMFDAQAWFARDVIMGRIKLPSAKAMAEHGAKWRAREETLEDAEQMIWFQGDYTKELMDQTDYPGFDVEAVNQTFMEWEHHKAEDIMSFRDHAYRSLMTGTMAPLHHTPWLQALDDSMESYLEVKGVAAE is encoded by the coding sequence ATGAAAACTCGCGTTGCCGTCATCGGCGCCGGACCGTCCGGCCTGGCACAGCTCAGGGCCTTCAAATCGGCTGCCGACAAGGGCGCTGACATTCCCGAAATCGTCTGTTTCGAAAAGCAGTCGGACTGGGGCGGCCTGTGGAACTACACCTGGCGCACCGGCCTCGACGAGCATGGCGATCCCGTGCACGGCTCGATGTATCGCTACCTCTGGTCCAACGGACCGAAGGAATGCCTGGAATTCGCCGACTACACGTTCGAGGAACATTTCGGCCGGCCGATCGGCTCCTATCCGCCGCGCGCCGTGCTGTGGGATTACATCAAGGGCCGTGTCGAGAAATCAGGGCTGCGCAAATGGGTGCGCTTCAACAGCCCGGTGCGCATGGTGACGTTCTCGGACGAAACGAAGAAATTCACCGTCACAGCGCATGACCGCAGCAACGACGTCACCTATTCGGAAGAGTTCGACAATGTCGTCGTCGCTTCGGGGCATTTTTCGGTGCCCAACGTCCCCTATTTCGAAGGTTTTTCGACCTTCAACGGCCGCATCCTGCACAGCCATGACTTCCGCGATGCGATGGAGTTCAAGGGCAAGGATATCCTGATCATCGGCCGTTCCTATTCGGCCGAGGACATCGGCTCGCAATGCTACAAATACGGCGCCAAGTCGATCACCTCCAGCTACCGCTCGAAGCCGATGGGCTTCAAATGGCCTGACAATTGGAAAGAGGTGCCGCTGCTGCAGAAGGTCGTCGGCAAGACCGCGCACTTCAAGGACGGCTCGACCAAGGATGTCGACGCCATCATCCTGTGCACCGGTTATCTCCATTCCTTCCCCTTTCTCACCGACGACCTCAAGCTCAAGACCGCCAACCGCATGTGGCCGCTGGACCTCTATGAGGGCGTCGTCTGGGAGAAGAATCCAAAACTGTCCTATATCGGCATGCAGGACCAGTTCTACACCTTCAACATGTTCGACGCGCAGGCCTGGTTCGCGCGCGACGTCATCATGGGCCGCATCAAGCTGCCGTCGGCCAAGGCGATGGCCGAGCACGGCGCCAAATGGCGTGCTCGCGAAGAAACGCTGGAAGACGCCGAACAGATGATCTGGTTCCAGGGCGACTACACCAAGGAACTGATGGACCAGACCGACTATCCCGGCTTCGACGTCGAGGCGGTCAACCAGACCTTCATGGAGTGGGAACACCACAAGGCCGAAGACATTATGAGCTTCCGCGATCACGCCTACCGCTCGCTGATGACCGGCACCATGGCGCCGCTGCACCATACGCCGTGGCTGCAGGCGCTGGATGATTCTATGGAGAGCTATCTCGAAGTGAAGGGCGTCGCGGCGGAGTAG